The sequence below is a genomic window from Lentimicrobiaceae bacterium.
TTAGGGCCCAGGTTTGGAGCCAAAACCGTAGTTGCTTTCGTACTTACAGGTATTTTTACCGATATTATATCAATGATAAGTGGTAATGTTGCTTTGGTTCCCGATGATACATTAGTTTCGGGTTTATTCGGTGGACTTTTCGTGGGCGTTGGAGTGGCTTTTACATTTAAAGCCAAAGCCACAAGTGGCGGAACCGACGTTGTTGCTATGATTTTGCAAAAGTACACACGTCTGCCAATAGGACAATTAATGATGTCGGTTGATGCCGTTATTGTTTTTATAAGCACTATTGTTTTCAAAGATTGGACTTTACCCTTGTACAGTTTTATTTCCATTTTTGTTATAGGTAGAGTTATAGATGCTGTTATGCACGGATTTTCGTACGATAAAACTTTGTTTATCATTTCCGATAAGCATCAGGAAATACGCGACAGCATTATAGGTGATTTGGGACGTGGTGGTACTTTCTTGATTGGTGAAGGTATGTATAAATACAAATCGAAAAAAATAATTTTTACCGTTGTTAACCCTAAGGAGTTGTACATGCTTCAAGAGTTTATTCACCGAATAGACCCTAATGCTTTTATAGCAGTACTTGATGCTAGCGAAATTTTAGGAAAAGGCTTTAAGAATTTAGAAGATAAGTTGGACGAGAAGTAGTGGGTGCGGGTTAGTTTTGAGTTTTGAGTTTTGAGTTCCGAGTTCTGAGTTCCGAGTTCCGAGTTCCGAGTCTCCAAACTCAATACTCTCGACTCAAAACTGACAACTCACCGACCACCGACCACCAACCACCAATCACCCAAAATTATTCCTCCAACAGCTTCCACAAGTGGTTTTTAAGCTCGGTTAAGCCTTTTTTGTGATGTGATGAAATAAAAACTGTAGTAATATCCTTTGGTAATTCTTTTTTCAGCATCTCTATCAGTTCGTCGTCTAACAAATCTGATTTGCTTACGGCAAGCATCCTTTTCTTATGTACAAGTTCAGGATTGTACATTTGCAATTCGTTTAAAAGAATTTTGTATTCCTTTTTTATACTTTTCGAATCGGCGGCTATGATGAATAATAATACCGAATTACGTTCAACGTGCCTTAAAAACCTGTGTCCCAAACCTTTGCCTTCGTGAGCTCCTTCAATAATACCGGGAATATCTGCCATAATAAACGATTTATAATCGTAGTAAGAAACTATACCCAAATTTGGTCGCAGTGTAGTAAAAGGATAATCGCCTATTTCGGGTTTTGCTGCCGAAATGGTACTCAACAAAGTTGATTTACCGGCATTTGGGAAACCAACCAAACCCACGTCGGCTAATAGTTTTAGCTCGAAAATAACCCATGCCTCGCTACCCGACTCTCCCGGCTGTGCGTATCGTGGAGCTTGATTTGTTGACGATTTAAAATTTATATTTCCAAGTCCGCCTTTGCCGCCTTTAACAACTATGTGCTCTTCGTTGTCTTCAACAACTTCGCAAATAGCTTCGCCTGTTTCGGAATCTCTAATTACCGTTCCTAATGGAACTTTAATAACAACATCGTCGCCATCGGCTCCGGTTTTATTGTTTCCCGAGCCGCCAACTCCGTTTCCGGCATGCAAATGTTTGGTATATTTTAAATGTAGCAATGTCCACAGTTGAGCATCTCCTCTGACAATAATATGACCTCCGCGACCGCCGTCGCCGCCGTCGGGACCTCCCTTAGGAATTCCTCTTGCTCTGTAAAAATGAGTCGAACCGCTACCGCCATTACCGGAACGGACGTATATTTTTACGTAATCAACAAAGTTCGATAAAGCCATACTATTCTATTTTCTCCTATCTGATTTTTAAAATTGCCTTGCCTACCTTAGCCGAAATACGATTAAAAATTTCCGCTTTTTCTCCCGTTGCATCAACAAGAACATGCTTACCTCTTTTTTTGTACAAATCCATAACAGGAGCCGTTTTGGTTTGGTACTCTTCGAGACGACCAATTATAAGTCCTGTAGATTTGTCGTAAGGACGTCCTTTTTCGGAACGACCTCTCTTGTCTAATCGCTTAATGAGCTCGATTGTAGGTGCTGTCATTTCGATAACAAACGAAACATTCATGTTCATCTTTCGCAACAACCCGTCTAAAATGTAAGACTGCAATATTGTACGCGGAAATCCTTTAAAAACAAATCCGTTGACATCGCTATGAAGTTTTATCTCACGTTCTATAATTCTTATAACTATCTCATCAGGAACAAGCTCACCTTGTTCTAATTTTGGTTTAATTACTTCACTCAATTTGGTGTTCATTTCAACCTCTTTGCGTAGCAATGAACCTGTAGAAATATAGTATAAGTTATATTTCTGAGCAATAAGCCTACCCTGCGTTCCTTTACCAACACCCGGAGGTCCCGAAAGCACCAAATTGAACCATACTTTTTGAAGTGCTTCATCAATAGCTTTTTGAAGCTTTTTAAAAATATCGGGTATATGCCCAACTCCATTTATTGCCTGATATAAATTTCTTTCCTTGTAATATTCTTTAACAGGAGCTGTTTTTTGATGATACTCTTGAAGTCGGAACTGAATTACCTCTTCGTTATCGTCGCTCCTTCCGGACACTTTTCCTCTTTCAATAAGACGGCGGGTAAGCTCTTCGTCGGGAACTTCCAGACTTAACATACAAGTTAGAGTTGTGTTAAGTTTTAACAACAATCCGTCGAGTATGTACGCTTGTACTAAAGTTCTTGGAAAGCCATCGAAAAGAAATCCGTTTTTGTCGGGATTGGTTATTATTCGTTTTTCAATAAGTTCAACCATAATATCGTCGGAAACGAGATTTCCTTTGGCTATCAGGTCATCAACCTGCTTTCCCAACTCAGTTCCTTCTTTAATTTCTTGACGTAACAAGTCGCCGGTTGAAATATATGCAAGGTTATACTTCTCAATAAGCAACTTTGACTGTGTTCCTTTTCCTGCTCCCGGAGGTCCGAATATAGCTATATTTAACATTTACCTTAAGGTTTATTAATATTTATTACTTGTTTTCTTTTTTATAAATATGTGGGTAATTTCTGCCGTAGCCGTCTAAATCTAACCCATAGCCAACAATAAAATCGTTGGGTATCTCAAAGCCCACATAATCGACAGGGAAACGATTGTTAAATGAATCGGGCTTTAGTAAAAGTGTTGCTATTCTGACACTTTTAGGATTATGTTCATGCAATCTTGAAATAAAAAATTCAAGCGTTAAGCCTGTGTCAACAATGTCTTCTACAATAATAACATCTTTGCCGTTTATATCAATATCTAGACCAAAAACTTCCCTAACTTTTCCCGAACTTTCTAATTTATCATATGAAGACAGTTTTACAAATGCCAATTGACAATGACCCGAAAATCTTTTTACCAAATCGGATGCAAACATAAAAGAACCGTTAAGTATTACTATAAAAATCGGATCCTTGTCTTTGTACTCGGAATTTATTGTATAGCTTATCTGATTAATTTTTTCAACTATATCAGTTTCTTCTATATACTTCTTAAAGTCAATCCCGTCAATACTTATTTGATTAGGCATAAAATTCTATCATTTAATTGCAAAAATGCAAAGTTAGAATTTTATTTAAATTTATTCCTGTCATTTCTAAATAAGTATGACAAATTTCATGTTTTTTGCTGATTACTTACTTGTTTTCAAGCATTTTCATCTTTATCATTTACTTTTTTGTTGTGTTTAAAGGATAAAGCTTTTGCGTGTTGCGGGGTACGAGTTGCGGGTTAGTTTTGTCCCGAAATTTCGGGACAAAACTGACAACTCACCGACCACCAACCACCAACGACCGATCACTCATCACTAATCACCAAAAGCTAACGGCTAACGGCTAACGGCTAACAGCCAAAAGCTAATAATTCAAAATAACTTTCAATAACTTTGATAAAACACGCAAATATTATACTTTTGAAAAAAATTAAAAAGATGAAAGCAATTGTAAGTATAATTATGGGTAGCACCAGCGACCTAAAAGTAATGGAACAAGCAGCAAAGCTATTTGATGAATTTGAAATTCCTTTTGAAATAAATGCTTTATCGGCTCACCGCACACCACAAGAAGTTGAAAAGTTTGCAAGCACAGCAGAAGAAAGGGGTATAAAAGTAATAATAGCTGCTGCAGGAATGGCGGCTCACTTGCCCGGAGTTATTGCTGCATATACTACGCTGCCTGTTATTGGTGTGCCTATAAATGCCTCTCTCTACGGTATTGACGCTTTGTTGGCTATTGTCCAAATGCCTCCAGGAATACCTGTTGCAACCGTAGGTATTAACGCTGCTACAAATGCAGGACTATTAGCTATACAAATTTTAGCTTTGAGTGACGAAAAAATTAACGAAAAGCTAAAACTGTACAAAAGCAATTTGAAACAAAAAATTGTGAATGCTAATAATGAATTATCAAAGTTAGATTATAAATATAAAGTGTAGCTAAGCCCTGATAACTTTCAATTCTTGGTAATTATCATAAAGCCGTCACCAATAGGTAGCATGATATTGTTAATATCGCTGCGATTTTGCACGTAATTATTGAATTTGGTAACAGCCATTGTGTCTTTATCGGCTATGTTATCAACTGTTCGCAAATACCACAACACATTATCGACTATTATTATTCCGTTGTCGCTTAATTTTGGCAATATCAAATCTACTATCGAGCAATAACTTTCTTTGTTAATATCGACGTAAACAATATCGAAACTGTAATTCAAGGTTTTGATAACATCTTCCGCATTACCTTTTATATATTCGATTTTATCGTCCAAACCTGCTTTCTTAAAGTATTTCAATGCTATTTGCGAAGTCTCGTCGTTGTAATCAACAGTGAAGAGTTTGCCGTTTTCTTGAAGACCTTGAGCCAAACACAGAGCCGAATATCCGGTAAACGTACCCAAATCTAAAACAAACTTAGGTCTGATTACTTTGCTCAAAAACTGCAATACTCTACCTTGATGTGGCAATGTAATCATTTGCGGATAAGCCGTTTTTAAGTTTGTTTCTCTGTACAGCTCTTGAAGCAAAGGCAAATCCTTGCCCGAGTACTTTTCGGCATACTCATCAACTTGCCAATACAACTTTTGCGGATTCGGAATTTTAACCATAACTATTTCAACTACTTATAAATAAGAACACTTAATTTATCATCGTCCAAAACCTGATTGGCAACATCGATAATATCGTTTGATGTTACATTATCAATTTTTTCGCAAATTTCATCAAAAGTATCAACCTTATCGAATACTGCATACGACTTTACCATACTCAAAATTTCAGCTTGCGACGATTCTATAGCTAACGCCAATTGACCTTTCATCTGCTTTTTCGCCATACTAATTTTTTGAGCCGATAGCCTATTGTCTCTCAATTTTTTAAATTCTTTTCTAACTATTGATATAGCCTTGTCGGTATTAATACTATCGGTTCCCAAATAAAAAGAAAAACTTCCGGTATCGCAATATGCATTGTAATTAGCCTCCAAGTTGTAGGCTATGCCGTTTCTTTCTCTTAAAGCTAAAGCTAATATTGAGTTCATGGCTGGACCACCCAACATATTGGTTAGTAAACTCAAAGTTACTCTATTTTCGTCGTGCAAGCTGTACGTAACATTGCCAATAACAATATGGTTTTGATGACGCGATTTATTCTTTATAACCGTTTGCGGAACATAATTTAAAACAGATTCGGCTTTGATAATTTCCGACCTCCTATTATTATTGCCGAAACACTTGTGTACCGTGTTTTGCAACTGTTTCATACTTTTTCCGCTAATAGTAGCTATTACCAAATTATTAACCGCGTAATAAGTGTTATAATAATCGACAATATCAGCCTGACTTATTTTTTTCACTGTTGATACTTTGCCCAAAATATTAGAGCCCAACGGGTGGTTTTTGAAAAGAACTTCATCAAATGCATCGATAATATTGTCGGCAGGACTATCTTTATACGAATTTATTTCGTCGATAACTACATTTTTTTCTTTTTCAATTTCTTTTGCCGGAAAAACCGAATTGAAAAGCACATCGCTGATTAGTTCGGCAGCTCTCAAAAAATATTCAGTCAGAAAGGAAGCATAAATAGTTGTATCTTCTTTTGTTGTATACGCATTCAAGTCAGCTCCAACACTTTCTAACCTGTTTAGCACCTGTACATTGTTGCGTTTACTCGTTCCCTTAAATAATACATGCTCAATAAGGTGCGATATTCCCGAAAGAGAACTGCTTTCATACCTTGAACCGACCTTAACCAAAACAGCAATATGACTAAGTTTTGAGTCCTTCTGCAAATGAATCCATTTTAAACCGTTAGGCAAAACCTGATACTGATAGCTCATAATTATTCTTCCACAAGGTTAAACGCTTTCGGATAGGTATCGTCGGTAAAAATCCAAAACAAAGGTTTGTTGCCTCTAAAAGTGCCATCTTCGTTGTATATTTCAACAACAGGACAAATACCTTTAACTTTTTTATCTATCTGCAATGTTTTTTTGTCGAAATACCACTCCTCCAAAAATCTAATTTTAGTTATGTCCTGAACCGAAATTTCCTTAATCAAAACGGTGTCAACCAACTCGTATGGCGGTTGAGCCGACATTACGCTAATAGTATCAACACGGCGAATTATGGTTTTTACGTCTTCGGCAGATAACTGTCTGTACGAAAAAATGTCGTGAGCAACAACATTCCCGTCGGTAACTTGCTTGAAAATATGTTTAACAAATTCCTCTCTTTTTATTCCTTCTATATTGTTTATCCACCAATAGGAGTCGGCACTTACATCACATATAGGAACATCGTACTGAATACGCTTTGTTAGCTCATCGCCCACCTTATTCTTATCCGATTTGCAAGAAACAATCAGCGTTAAGCATAATGCAAACAGCGAAAATACAACAAGACCTACTTTAATATTAATTCTATTCATATGTCTTTATTTATGATATTTCTGATTTAATATTTTGTAAAAATAATAATTGTGCAAAACTACTCTAAAAATGCTTGTCAATATTTTTCAACTTTTCGATAAAACCTTGAAGTGGTGGCAGATGCAATGAGAAATGAGCAATGTACAGTTAACCCCGAAGTTTCGGGGCTAATTACTAATTGTTAATTATTGATTCCCACGTACCCCATTCAATATTAGGGCTTTAAAGTCTAATCTTATAAAACATCTATCATTTTTTTACAATTATGCATTCAAGTTCTGAGTTTTTAGTTAAATTTGCAAAATAAATACAAGAAAATCTAACGAGTATTCGTTTAATATTGAAAAAGTATTAATTTAGCACGCTTTAAAACAGGAGGTCTATTACTGTAAAAATGACAAACAAATCATATCTAATAATACTGTTGGTAACGACTGTAATGTTTATAGCGGGTAAGGATTCGTACTCACAGCAAGACCCCCACTTTACGCATTACATGTTCAATAGGTCGATATATAATCCTGCAAATTTTGGTCTCTCCGATGGCATTTCGGTTGTTGGAGTTTTTCGCAATCAATGGTTAGGATTTAAAGACCCTGAGGGAAATATTGTTTCTCCTGTTACCGTAGAAGCAACTGCCGATGCTCCGATAAGGATTTTGCACGGTGGCATAGGCTTTGGAGTTATGCAAGATAAATTAGGTTTTACCTCCAATTTAGATGTGAAGCTAGGATATGCCTTTCACGCGTACATAGGCAATAATTTGTTGAGCATAGGAGCAAACGTCGACCTTAACAATGTAAGCCACGATAATTCTAAATACATTACCACCGATAACGAACCTGTTAACTTAGGTGGTAACGATAAAGGCGCTGTTGTTACCGATATGGCTGTCGGATTAATATTTAAAAATCCTAAGTACTACATTTCGCTATCATCAAACAAGGTTTTGGAAACAAAAAAAGAGTTGGAAGGACAAAGTTCCATTGCCCTGCAGAACAGAAGGCATTATTATGCTAACGTTGGTTACAACTTTACATTACCAGCCTACCCCAACTTTGTATTTATGCCAACAGCCTTAATATACAGCGATGGAAAAGTTTTTCAAACAAATTTTATGGCAATGGCAAAATATAATAATAAAATTTGGGGCGGAGTTGGGTATCGTTTTCAAGATGCAATAAACCTTATTATAGGAACAGAATTTAACGACATAGAAATAGGTTACGCTTTTGACATACCTATTAGTGGGCTTGGGATAAGGACATTTGGGTCGCACGAAATAATGATGAGATATTTATTTAAAATAGAAAGGCAAAAAACTAATACAGGATACAGAAATACAAGATTTTTATAATATTTTTTGTATCTTATAAAATAAAAAAAATATAAACTCGTTATAAGAAAGACTAAACTAAATCAGACCAACGCAAACACAATAAATTTAAGTTTTTTGCGTTGTAAAAAAACTAACTAAGAATTAAATTTTTCATGATGAAGAAGCTAATATTCGTTTTATTAATAGGTATAGCTGCTTATAGCTGTAAAAACAATGGCAACGGCGAATTAATAGGAGTACAAAACAGAGGTAAATTTTTCCAACCCGATCCCTACGGAATGGCATACGTGCCAATGGGTAGCTATGCACAAGGTGCAGGCGAAGAAGATGCTTTTTATTCTTTTCAAAATATGCCTCGTACCATAACCGTATCGGCTTTTTATATGGACGAAACGGAAATTACAAACAATGAGTATAGGCAATTTGTGTACTACGTTCGCGATTCTATTGCAAGAACATTGCTTGGCGAAATCAATCCCGAAGAATTCCTAATCTCAGAAAACAAAAAAACAGGCGAAATCTACGACCCGCCATACCTTAATTGGGAAACAAAAATTGATTTAAGAAATCAGGAGGTAGTTGAAGCTCTCGAACCATTGTACGTTCCCGAAAATGAAAGGTATTTCAGAAAAAAAGAAATTGACGCCAGAAAATTATTCTACGAATACTATTTTGTAGATCTATTAGCAGCTTCAAAGAAAAACTTTAAGGAAACAAGCGACCCCAAAAATGCCAACTTTGCTAATAGGCATCAAGGTATGAGAGACCGTTCGGTTTACGTTCGTAAAGAAGTTATAAACGTTTATCCCGATACTTTATCTTGGCTACACGACTACTCGTATAGCTACAACGACCCTATTGCAAAGATGTACTTTTCGCATCCGGGCTACGATCATTATCCGGTTGTGGGAGTTAGTTGGAAACAAGCCAACGCATTTTGCGTATGGAGAACACGCCTGCTAGAAACGGGTATGAAAAACAGAAAAAAAGGTGCTATGCCTGCAGAGTTCCGTTTACCAACCGAGGCAGAATGGGAATGGGCAGCCAGAGGTGGAAACACATTCAGCCCTTACCCTTGGGGAGGACCTTATACACGTAACGATAAAGGCTGTTTCTTGGCTAACTTTAAACCACTTAGAGGTAATTACGTCGACGATGGAGGAGCCAGAACAATTATAGTTGCACACTATCCGGCTAACGATTTCGGACTTTACGATATGGCAGGCAACGTTGCTGAATGGTGCGTTGATGCATACGACGAATCGGCTACACAATTTACTTGGGATATGAACCCAACGTACCAGTACAATGCCAAAGAA
It includes:
- a CDS encoding YitT family protein translates to MEIKNLRKEIPFSKRWFKSYSYITIGTLLVSMGYVLFLSPHKIIPGGIYGISIMLHHLFNTPIGMVSLAFNIPLTLIGTKILGPRFGAKTVVAFVLTGIFTDIISMISGNVALVPDDTLVSGLFGGLFVGVGVAFTFKAKATSGGTDVVAMILQKYTRLPIGQLMMSVDAVIVFISTIVFKDWTLPLYSFISIFVIGRVIDAVMHGFSYDKTLFIISDKHQEIRDSIIGDLGRGGTFLIGEGMYKYKSKKIIFTVVNPKELYMLQEFIHRIDPNAFIAVLDASEILGKGFKNLEDKLDEK
- the obgE gene encoding GTPase ObgE, coding for MALSNFVDYVKIYVRSGNGGSGSTHFYRARGIPKGGPDGGDGGRGGHIIVRGDAQLWTLLHLKYTKHLHAGNGVGGSGNNKTGADGDDVVIKVPLGTVIRDSETGEAICEVVEDNEEHIVVKGGKGGLGNINFKSSTNQAPRYAQPGESGSEAWVIFELKLLADVGLVGFPNAGKSTLLSTISAAKPEIGDYPFTTLRPNLGIVSYYDYKSFIMADIPGIIEGAHEGKGLGHRFLRHVERNSVLLFIIAADSKSIKKEYKILLNELQMYNPELVHKKRMLAVSKSDLLDDELIEMLKKELPKDITTVFISSHHKKGLTELKNHLWKLLEE
- a CDS encoding nucleoside monophosphate kinase, whose amino-acid sequence is MLSGPPGVGKGTQGRLIAQKYNLYYISTGSLLRKEVEMNTKLSEVIKPKLEQGELVPDEIVIRIIEREIKLHSDVNGFVFKGFPRTILQSYILDGLLRKMNMNVSFVIEMTAPTIELIKRLDKRGRSEKGRPYDKSTGLIIGRLEEYQTKTAPVMDLYKKRGKHVLVDATGEKAEIFNRISAKVGKAILKIR
- the hpt gene encoding hypoxanthine phosphoribosyltransferase: MPNQISIDGIDFKKYIEETDIVEKINQISYTINSEYKDKDPIFIVILNGSFMFASDLVKRFSGHCQLAFVKLSSYDKLESSGKVREVFGLDIDINGKDVIIVEDIVDTGLTLEFFISRLHEHNPKSVRIATLLLKPDSFNNRFPVDYVGFEIPNDFIVGYGLDLDGYGRNYPHIYKKENK
- the purE gene encoding 5-(carboxyamino)imidazole ribonucleotide mutase, whose protein sequence is MKAIVSIIMGSTSDLKVMEQAAKLFDEFEIPFEINALSAHRTPQEVEKFASTAEERGIKVIIAAAGMAAHLPGVIAAYTTLPVIGVPINASLYGIDALLAIVQMPPGIPVATVGINAATNAGLLAIQILALSDEKINEKLKLYKSNLKQKIVNANNELSKLDYKYKV
- a CDS encoding O-methyltransferase — encoded protein: MVKIPNPQKLYWQVDEYAEKYSGKDLPLLQELYRETNLKTAYPQMITLPHQGRVLQFLSKVIRPKFVLDLGTFTGYSALCLAQGLQENGKLFTVDYNDETSQIALKYFKKAGLDDKIEYIKGNAEDVIKTLNYSFDIVYVDINKESYCSIVDLILPKLSDNGIIIVDNVLWYLRTVDNIADKDTMAVTKFNNYVQNRSDINNIMLPIGDGFMIITKN
- a CDS encoding pitrilysin family protein, which translates into the protein MSYQYQVLPNGLKWIHLQKDSKLSHIAVLVKVGSRYESSSLSGISHLIEHVLFKGTSKRNNVQVLNRLESVGADLNAYTTKEDTTIYASFLTEYFLRAAELISDVLFNSVFPAKEIEKEKNVVIDEINSYKDSPADNIIDAFDEVLFKNHPLGSNILGKVSTVKKISQADIVDYYNTYYAVNNLVIATISGKSMKQLQNTVHKCFGNNNRRSEIIKAESVLNYVPQTVIKNKSRHQNHIVIGNVTYSLHDENRVTLSLLTNMLGGPAMNSILALALRERNGIAYNLEANYNAYCDTGSFSFYLGTDSINTDKAISIVRKEFKKLRDNRLSAQKISMAKKQMKGQLALAIESSQAEILSMVKSYAVFDKVDTFDEICEKIDNVTSNDIIDVANQVLDDDKLSVLIYK
- a CDS encoding PorP/SprF family type IX secretion system membrane protein — its product is MTNKSYLIILLVTTVMFIAGKDSYSQQDPHFTHYMFNRSIYNPANFGLSDGISVVGVFRNQWLGFKDPEGNIVSPVTVEATADAPIRILHGGIGFGVMQDKLGFTSNLDVKLGYAFHAYIGNNLLSIGANVDLNNVSHDNSKYITTDNEPVNLGGNDKGAVVTDMAVGLIFKNPKYYISLSSNKVLETKKELEGQSSIALQNRRHYYANVGYNFTLPAYPNFVFMPTALIYSDGKVFQTNFMAMAKYNNKIWGGVGYRFQDAINLIIGTEFNDIEIGYAFDIPISGLGIRTFGSHEIMMRYLFKIERQKTNTGYRNTRFL
- a CDS encoding SUMF1/EgtB/PvdO family nonheme iron enzyme codes for the protein MMKKLIFVLLIGIAAYSCKNNGNGELIGVQNRGKFFQPDPYGMAYVPMGSYAQGAGEEDAFYSFQNMPRTITVSAFYMDETEITNNEYRQFVYYVRDSIARTLLGEINPEEFLISENKKTGEIYDPPYLNWETKIDLRNQEVVEALEPLYVPENERYFRKKEIDARKLFYEYYFVDLLAASKKNFKETSDPKNANFANRHQGMRDRSVYVRKEVINVYPDTLSWLHDYSYSYNDPIAKMYFSHPGYDHYPVVGVSWKQANAFCVWRTRLLETGMKNRKKGAMPAEFRLPTEAEWEWAARGGNTFSPYPWGGPYTRNDKGCFLANFKPLRGNYVDDGGARTIIVAHYPANDFGLYDMAGNVAEWCVDAYDESATQFTWDMNPTYQYNAKEDDPAILKRKVIRGGSWKDIAYYLQVNTRSYEYQDSAKCYIGFRCVQDFIGRQKNDNPAKASRIY